In Fibrobacter sp., a single genomic region encodes these proteins:
- a CDS encoding putative LPS assembly protein LptD, whose product MLFATAVFAPAAFAQDMTRFELEEREQVEEDTTEVDWMNDTTGTDTIEYHAVDLVYDVEKETFNLNNNAQLKYRTATLDADTIWFDQRNSVLVAGGGPILRETKNPSLSGMRLKYNMKSRIGEIYYATTYQDNQQLNGMEVRRLPDQRIQIARGDFSTCNDSTHQHFFFYGRRMVVKPKETITARPVVLNIADVPVAVLPMIVAPLKSGRKSGLLTPKFGGDQVQGYYLRNLGFYYAPNDYWDATISGDIIEGDEARFERSTLTGQVRYNKRYMLDGNLKYTAYLNEFDFSNSGYDITFSHNQNLTPDRKHTLSGTGSFVSDQSVRKDNALDAETILNQQANASLTYSGKFGTNKSLTVKASQDHNLVTGFIRRQLPDIRFNMSGPLFDFETSDDEVAAADGSFFSYLKKLNYSFSNHFNYEMEEGRDTTLDMDTTAKYVGYTGTYSLDYSGSLFNVINITPRATWSGFWTGQSWINPEDSSKYWKRRTSLDPEHNTYGEFAYNHNYSLTADTKLYGIWVPEIGRFTGLRHILSPSVSYTYAPEIDTVKYFAPHPHLGQSPYQREQQTVGFSLGNDLDLKYLKVVGHKPDSAKGDTSKAVEDQYGNRRLLTTRHSVSYNFAADSLNFSDISSTFGLQILPDYLFTITTRHSMYHKYSMEPNKVRFPELTYWGYDFSRSFHWSGTFNAGLPSQMGKYEMRKWSLGLSYRYSFSSTRVGKDLFQDNISHSTSITASFQPTVNWEVSYSTQYDYNEGKFVTHKFTFNRTLHCWQLDFTWTPTGPAAGWSFALYVRDLPDIKLNAGSTETK is encoded by the coding sequence TTGCTTTTTGCAACAGCGGTCTTTGCTCCTGCTGCCTTTGCGCAGGACATGACCCGCTTTGAACTCGAGGAGCGCGAACAGGTCGAGGAAGACACGACCGAGGTCGACTGGATGAACGACACGACGGGAACGGACACCATCGAGTATCACGCTGTCGATCTGGTGTACGACGTGGAAAAGGAAACGTTCAACCTGAACAACAACGCGCAGCTCAAGTACCGTACCGCGACGCTCGATGCGGATACCATCTGGTTCGACCAGAGGAACAGCGTGCTTGTCGCGGGTGGCGGGCCTATCCTTCGCGAGACGAAGAACCCCTCGCTTTCGGGAATGCGTCTCAAGTACAACATGAAAAGCCGCATCGGCGAAATCTATTATGCGACCACCTACCAGGACAACCAGCAGTTGAACGGTATGGAGGTGCGCCGCCTGCCCGACCAGAGAATTCAGATTGCCCGCGGTGATTTCAGTACGTGTAACGATTCTACGCACCAGCATTTTTTCTTCTACGGACGCCGCATGGTGGTGAAGCCGAAGGAGACCATCACGGCCAGGCCTGTCGTGCTGAATATCGCCGATGTTCCCGTTGCGGTTCTCCCGATGATCGTTGCTCCCTTGAAGAGCGGGCGCAAGTCGGGTCTCCTCACTCCCAAGTTCGGTGGCGACCAGGTGCAGGGTTACTACTTGCGCAATCTCGGCTTCTACTACGCGCCGAACGACTACTGGGATGCGACCATCAGCGGTGACATTATCGAAGGCGACGAGGCGCGGTTCGAACGTTCGACTTTGACGGGGCAGGTGCGGTACAACAAGCGCTATATGCTCGATGGAAACTTGAAGTATACGGCGTACCTCAATGAATTTGATTTCAGCAACAGCGGCTACGACATTACGTTCTCGCACAACCAGAACTTGACGCCCGACAGGAAGCATACGTTGAGCGGTACGGGTTCGTTCGTGAGCGACCAGAGCGTGCGCAAGGACAATGCGCTCGATGCGGAGACGATCCTCAACCAGCAGGCGAACGCGTCGCTCACTTACTCGGGCAAGTTCGGTACGAACAAGAGCCTTACGGTGAAGGCGAGTCAGGACCATAACTTGGTGACCGGATTTATCCGCCGCCAGTTGCCCGATATCCGCTTCAATATGAGCGGTCCGCTCTTTGATTTCGAGACCAGCGACGACGAAGTCGCGGCTGCCGACGGCTCGTTCTTCTCGTACCTGAAGAAACTCAACTACAGCTTCTCGAACCATTTCAATTACGAGATGGAAGAAGGCCGCGATACCACGCTCGACATGGATACGACCGCGAAGTACGTGGGTTACACCGGTACGTATTCTCTAGACTATTCGGGCTCCCTGTTCAACGTCATCAATATCACGCCGCGTGCGACGTGGAGCGGTTTCTGGACCGGGCAGTCGTGGATTAATCCCGAAGATTCGAGCAAGTACTGGAAGCGCCGCACGAGCCTCGACCCGGAGCACAACACCTACGGTGAGTTCGCGTACAACCACAACTACAGCCTCACCGCCGACACCAAGCTTTACGGTATCTGGGTCCCGGAAATCGGGCGCTTCACGGGCCTGCGCCACATCCTTTCCCCGAGCGTGTCGTACACGTATGCGCCCGAGATTGACACGGTGAAGTATTTCGCGCCGCACCCGCATTTGGGGCAGTCCCCGTACCAGAGGGAACAGCAGACCGTCGGGTTCTCCCTGGGCAATGACCTGGACTTGAAGTACCTGAAGGTGGTGGGCCACAAGCCCGATTCCGCGAAGGGCGATACCTCGAAGGCGGTAGAAGACCAGTACGGCAACCGGAGACTCCTCACCACGCGTCACAGCGTTTCGTACAACTTTGCGGCGGATTCCCTTAATTTCTCGGACATCAGCTCGACCTTCGGTTTGCAGATTTTGCCGGATTACCTTTTCACTATCACGACGCGCCACAGCATGTACCACAAGTATTCCATGGAACCCAACAAGGTGCGGTTCCCGGAACTCACGTACTGGGGCTATGACTTCAGCCGCAGTTTCCACTGGAGCGGAACGTTCAATGCGGGGCTTCCATCGCAGATGGGCAAGTACGAGATGCGCAAGTGGTCACTGGGCTTGAGCTACCGCTATTCGTTCTCCAGCACGCGAGTGGGCAAGGACCTGTTCCAAGACAACATAAGCCATTCGACTTCCATTACGGCGTCGTTCCAACCGACGGTGAACTGGGAAGTTTCGTACAGTACGCAGTACGATTACAACGAAGGAAAGTTTGTTACACACAAATTCACTTTCAACAGGACCCTGCATTGCTGGCAGCTTGATTTTACATGGACACCGACCGGGCCTGCCGCGGGTTGGTCGTTCGCTCTCTACGTGAGAGACCTGCCCGATATCAAGCTCAATGCCGGAAGCACGGAAACGAAGTAA
- a CDS encoding nucleoside triphosphate pyrophosphatase — protein MITNKVILASGSPRRREILTQIGVDFEVVVSNEEECPKSSNPLDFPRENAAMKALAVSKMRPGAYVLGFDTLVFLDGKPLGKPKTPEEALEMLQKLNGKTHKVITGVAIAKDAQVVDTQQEETRVLFRENTLHELKDYVNSKDPMDKAGAYGIQTRGARLIKSISGCYYNVVGLPVALTLEMLARQEVEV, from the coding sequence ATGATTACGAACAAAGTAATATTGGCGAGTGGTTCGCCGAGACGCCGAGAGATTTTGACACAGATAGGGGTGGATTTCGAGGTGGTGGTCTCCAACGAGGAGGAGTGCCCCAAGAGCTCAAATCCGCTCGATTTCCCCCGCGAGAACGCCGCCATGAAGGCCCTCGCGGTCTCGAAAATGCGACCGGGGGCCTACGTCCTCGGGTTCGATACCCTCGTTTTCCTGGATGGGAAGCCCTTGGGCAAGCCCAAAACGCCCGAAGAAGCCCTCGAAATGTTACAAAAACTGAATGGAAAAACTCACAAAGTTATTACGGGCGTGGCAATCGCGAAAGATGCGCAAGTCGTTGATACTCAACAAGAAGAAACACGGGTACTTTTTAGAGAGAACACCTTACATGAGCTAAAAGATTATGTAAATTCTAAAGACCCGATGGATAAGGCGGGCGCTTACGGAATCCAGACCCGCGGGGCGCGCCTCATCAAATCGATTTCTGGATGTTACTACAACGTGGTGGGTTTGCCAGTGGCCCTTACGTTAGAGATGCTGGCAAGGCAAGAGGTTGAGGTATGA
- a CDS encoding helix-turn-helix domain-containing protein, with product MNTNPIEDKRPDERLGSYLTRAREAKGMTVEQLATVTKLTVKTITLIESGDWKAFPVEAYLRGYLNSICEKLGLEPRRIVDYYLVEAGTKFSSLLSPIPEKPMKISPMTDEERKPRSKAVPIVIAVIVLAFVVGSHFLKEMGSDEQAPAVAEKTGTEVSTDAVAADSAQQEIPEGAEVVPPDSVQADSTAKDSVAKSKDVVTQAIVDEAVKKSELPASATIFISSTSETEKEEVSTKTHFELIGSGTMVSWIGLKRHEDDGSFVKEANIAVKDARMIYDSDDTLYVVIGEPRAISKMKLNGKETKIPEMKYGRVAKFRVFAGEIVPAKGGR from the coding sequence ATGAATACGAACCCGATCGAAGATAAACGCCCGGATGAACGCCTTGGCTCCTACTTGACTCGTGCTCGCGAGGCCAAGGGGATGACCGTGGAACAACTTGCCACTGTGACGAAACTCACAGTAAAAACCATAACGCTTATCGAAAGCGGCGACTGGAAGGCCTTCCCGGTGGAAGCCTACCTTCGCGGTTACCTCAATTCCATTTGCGAGAAGCTCGGCCTCGAGCCGAGAAGGATTGTCGATTATTACCTGGTCGAGGCCGGTACGAAGTTCTCCAGCCTCCTTTCTCCGATTCCGGAGAAGCCCATGAAGATTTCCCCGATGACGGATGAAGAACGCAAGCCCCGCAGCAAGGCCGTTCCCATTGTCATTGCCGTCATCGTACTGGCATTCGTGGTCGGGTCTCATTTCCTTAAGGAAATGGGCAGTGACGAACAGGCACCCGCGGTTGCCGAGAAGACTGGAACCGAGGTGAGCACTGATGCCGTCGCAGCGGATTCCGCACAGCAAGAAATACCGGAAGGAGCGGAAGTCGTTCCTCCTGATTCGGTGCAGGCTGATTCCACGGCGAAGGATTCTGTCGCGAAGTCCAAGGACGTGGTGACGCAGGCAATCGTGGATGAGGCCGTAAAGAAATCCGAGTTGCCCGCTTCTGCGACGATCTTCATCTCTTCTACATCCGAGACGGAAAAAGAAGAAGTTTCTACCAAGACTCATTTCGAACTTATCGGTTCGGGTACGATGGTTTCTTGGATTGGTCTCAAGCGCCACGAAGACGATGGTTCCTTCGTGAAGGAAGCGAACATCGCCGTGAAGGACGCTCGCATGATTTACGATTCGGATGATACTTTGTATGTAGTCATCGGTGAACCGCGTGCCATTTCCAAGATGAAATTGAACGGCAAGGAAACAAAGATTCCCGAAATGAAGTATGGCCGCGTCGCCAAGTTCCGCGTGTTCGCGGGCGAGATCGTTCCGGCCAAGGGAGGTCGCTAA
- the hisB gene encoding imidazoleglycerol-phosphate dehydratase HisB: MRVSNISRKTGETDIQLSLNLDEASRGVVNSGNGFLDHMLDLFQVHGGFRLDLTCKGDTNVDMHHSMEDIAIVLGQALVECLGDKKGIERYGFYFVPMDEALSRVCLDFSNRIGFVWNVKLPAAMAGGIEASMFEHFFKSVAENARMNLHIELFYGSDNHHCLESIFKAFARAVAMAVAPSRNVKGVPSSKGVL; this comes from the coding sequence ATGCGCGTTTCTAACATTTCCAGAAAGACGGGCGAGACGGATATCCAGCTTTCGCTGAATCTCGACGAAGCGTCGCGCGGCGTCGTGAATTCCGGAAACGGATTCCTTGACCACATGCTCGATCTTTTTCAGGTGCACGGCGGTTTTCGCCTTGACCTCACCTGCAAGGGCGATACGAATGTAGACATGCACCACAGCATGGAAGACATAGCCATCGTGCTCGGACAGGCGTTGGTTGAATGCCTGGGCGACAAGAAGGGTATCGAACGTTACGGATTCTACTTCGTCCCGATGGACGAGGCGCTTTCCCGTGTTTGCCTGGATTTCAGCAACCGCATCGGATTCGTGTGGAACGTGAAGCTCCCTGCGGCCATGGCGGGCGGTATCGAGGCGAGCATGTTCGAACACTTCTTCAAGAGCGTTGCCGAGAATGCGCGCATGAACCTGCACATCGAACTCTTCTACGGCAGCGATAACCACCACTGCCTCGAAAGCATCTTCAAGGCTTTCGCACGCGCGGTCGCAATGGCGGTTGCGCCGAGCCGCAATGTGAAGGGCGTGCCCAGCAGCAAGGGCGTGCTTTAA